Proteins encoded together in one Anoplolepis gracilipes unplaced genomic scaffold, ASM4749672v1 Contig18, whole genome shotgun sequence window:
- the LOC140675795 gene encoding uncharacterized protein, translated as MWERAKVVLLHKGGKEEDDPTAYRPICLLDEVGKIYERILVRRLVQHLARDEVPFLHEEQYGSVRADLRKFEPTLVTVGSNTGTKMAGVTPVTCTARFNRAQCWTHYCGTSGTTRSSIPLCPSTAGSSGTPMIPWPLGSRPPPPVYKWTVLLSHKIKYLGFHIDDRWSFAGHFDRLASRAEKAAVAISRLLPNLGGPDGRVRRVYAHTVLSILMYAAPVWASEAMATRRIQHAMRRVQRMDRSAARAPPDIRGEDNIGRLALSSGMAGQGMRQQHI; from the exons ATGTGGGAAAGAGCCAAGGTGGTTCTTCTCCACAAGGGCGGTAAGGAGGAAGATGACCCGACGGCATATCGGCCAATTTGCCTACTGGACGAAGTCggcaaaatatacgagaggatTCTCGTTCGCCGACTCGTCCAGCACCTGGCACGAGACGAGGTCCCTTTCCTTCACGAGGAGCAGTACGGTTCCGTGAGGGCAGATCTACG GAAATTCGAGCCTACTTTAGTCACCGTAGGCTCAAATACAGGGACCAAGATGGCCGGGGTCACGCCCGTCACATGTACTGCGAGGTTCAATAGGGCTCAGTGTTGGACCCACTACTGTGGAACCTCGGGTACGACGAGGTCCTCCATACCGCTCTGCCCCTCGACTGCCGGGTCATCGGGTACGCCGATGATACCCT GGCCGTTGGGGAGCCGCCCTCCACCTCCCGTCTACAAGTGGACGGTGTTGTTGTCCcataagattaaatatctgGGATTCCACATCGACGACCGATGGAGCTTCGCAGGTCACTTTGACCGCCTGGCCTCAAGAGCAGAGAAGGCGGCGGTAGCGATAAGTCGCTTGCTGCCCAATCTTGGGGGGCCGGACGGTCGGGTGCGTCGCGTCTACGCGCACACCGTCCTGAGCATACTCATGTATGCAGCACCGGTATGGGCGAGCGAGGCGATGGCCACAAGACGCATTCAGCACGCGATGCGACGCGTCCAGC GGATGGATCGCAGCGCTGCACGAGCGCCCCCCGACATCCGGGGCGAGGACAATATCGGCCGTCTTGCCCTGTCTAGCGGAATGGCTGGACAGGGCATGAGGCAGCAACACATTTAG
- the LOC140675796 gene encoding uncharacterized protein, translated as MEEIASLCRSSVAARRALKRARHREDETWTAEALNDYRSVRMALSAAFRSSKAKSWDELIASLDADPWRRPYKIVTNKLRHWALPRVGNLFPESLDRIFGILFPTRSDPLGLSWDSATGAAEAWSRDLKITEEELRDAVRGVKNNKAPGPDGIPGRI; from the coding sequence ATGGAGGAGATAGCGTCCCTCTGCCGCTCCTCTGTTGCCGCCAGGAGAGCTCTCAAACGTGCCCGGCACCGTGAAGACGAGACCTGGACAGCCGAGGCGCTCAACGACTATCGGTCAGTCCGAATGGCGTTGAGCGCCGCATTTCGCTCCTCCAAGGCGAAATCGTGGGATGAGTTAATCGCATCTTTAGACGCCGATCCGTGGAGGCGCCCATATAAGATAGTGACGAATAAACTTCGTCACTGGGCGCTTCCCCGTGTCGGAAATCTTTTTCCGGAATCCCTGGACCGAATATTCGGGATCCTGTTCCCGACTAGATCCGATCCCCTGGGCCTCAGCTGGGACAGTGCCACCGGCGCTGCCGAGGCCTGGTCCAGGGATCTTAAAATAACGGAGGAGGAGTTGAGGGATGCCGTCCGAGGGGTTAAGAACAATAAAGCCCCTGGCCCGGACGGCATCCCCGGGCGTATATGA